Proteins found in one Mucilaginibacter gracilis genomic segment:
- a CDS encoding GTPase-associated system all-helical protein GASH, giving the protein MADIPKYIRIFEANPTDDFVTKRITAINAIEATIKKKITSKEIFEFANGLLTALENSGSPNETVSGVAVPPLKKSSTSFVADDESLQLLTCTLLATLQHIEKVKAYSQKPSPEYILAIALWSGLSFQQPIADKEKLELLRKELLATASKIATDISKTSRDRKETKTRPELVAPSDNSWAGYIGSTEASYGKLIDALRINSQLDREEIDILWWVLGNWSAICQTQITKLNDTQSALIGSIEIGSLLKRFPALAHTHLACRTIANNAEFTGSEILEQLAEYLTNIQRELNAGEAAKYPKMLPVTSFITSAIEVSGIATKRRINEWSSRLLVEVSLVNINKFAE; this is encoded by the coding sequence ATGGCAGACATCCCAAAATACATTCGAATTTTTGAAGCTAATCCGACTGACGACTTTGTGACTAAAAGAATTACTGCAATAAATGCAATAGAGGCAACAATAAAAAAGAAAATAACATCCAAAGAGATTTTTGAATTTGCGAATGGGCTTTTAACAGCATTGGAAAACTCCGGTTCACCAAATGAAACCGTGAGTGGCGTTGCCGTCCCACCGTTGAAAAAAAGCAGTACGTCGTTTGTAGCAGATGATGAATCATTGCAATTACTCACCTGTACTTTATTGGCAACTCTCCAACATATCGAAAAAGTTAAAGCTTATTCGCAAAAGCCGTCACCTGAATACATTTTGGCAATTGCGCTTTGGAGCGGGTTGTCATTTCAACAGCCTATTGCAGATAAGGAAAAATTAGAATTGCTTAGAAAAGAATTATTAGCGACCGCAAGTAAAATTGCAACCGATATTTCAAAGACATCTCGGGATAGAAAAGAAACAAAAACAAGACCCGAGTTGGTTGCTCCTTCCGATAACAGCTGGGCTGGATACATTGGTAGCACAGAAGCATCATACGGCAAATTGATAGATGCCTTACGTATAAACTCCCAACTGGACCGTGAAGAAATTGATATTCTTTGGTGGGTGTTGGGAAATTGGAGCGCAATTTGTCAAACGCAAATAACTAAACTAAATGATACCCAATCCGCTTTAATCGGCAGCATAGAAATCGGCAGTTTATTAAAAAGGTTTCCTGCATTGGCGCACACACATCTCGCTTGCCGAACTATTGCAAACAATGCTGAGTTTACCGGTTCTGAAATTCTTGAACAATTAGCAGAATATTTAACGAATATTCAACGTGAACTAAACGCTGGGGAAGCAGCCAAGTATCCAAAAATGCTTCCTGTAACCAGTTTTATAACCAGTGCTATTGAGGTTTCCGGAATTGCGACCAAACGGAGAATTAACGAATGGTCCTCCAGGCTTTTGGTAGAAGTTTCATTAGTTAACATCAATAAGTTTGCTGAATAA
- a CDS encoding response regulator transcription factor, producing the protein MVVSVSIIEDDVQIRDSIVQFLQMQNELLIDTGFGTVKDFLESGLPAPDVLLLDIELPGISGLEGAFIIKQKFPEINILMLTVYEDKELIFKALQAGATGYLLKSMPLGKIKTSILEATAGGVPMSPIVAKKVIAFFASKPHVNNNETSESLTNREVEVAQLLIRGDTYKQIAYQLFISPDTVRQHIKNIYRKLQINSRVQLINELNKRAAT; encoded by the coding sequence ATGGTGGTGAGCGTTTCAATAATTGAGGATGATGTACAAATAAGAGACAGCATTGTGCAGTTTTTGCAAATGCAGAACGAATTACTTATTGATACCGGCTTTGGCACCGTAAAGGATTTTTTGGAAAGCGGTTTGCCAGCACCCGATGTTTTGCTGCTTGATATTGAATTGCCTGGTATAAGCGGGCTTGAAGGTGCATTCATTATCAAACAAAAATTTCCGGAAATTAATATACTGATGCTTACCGTTTATGAGGACAAGGAGCTCATATTTAAGGCTTTACAGGCTGGCGCAACGGGTTATTTATTAAAAAGTATGCCTTTAGGTAAAATAAAAACATCAATACTTGAAGCTACCGCCGGTGGTGTGCCCATGAGCCCCATAGTTGCAAAAAAAGTGATAGCTTTTTTTGCAAGTAAGCCGCATGTAAATAATAATGAAACCAGCGAAAGTTTAACTAACCGCGAGGTTGAGGTGGCCCAACTGCTAATTAGGGGCGATACTTATAAACAAATTGCATACCAGCTATTTATTTCGCCCGACACGGTGAGGCAGCATATAAAAAATATTTACCGCAAGTTGCAAATTAACAGCCGGGTACAATTAATTAACGAGTTAAACAAAAGGGCAGCCACATAA
- a CDS encoding TRAFAC clade GTPase domain-containing protein: MKEKSIILVGGPDSGKSNYLARLWLAIQSQKYDLLASTTPGDVRYVESIAEHLLQGQFVPRTEPEEKNREFHVSVKTKDESIIADIIVPDILGEIWGRAVSTLEIPEKWLKALRKSTAAVLFVRVQSENNVNPLNWVTSQELLKIGIGDDKEQVIPTQIVLMELLRFIDENINRKSNTKPKVAIVVTAFDLLHVDEAKDGPQKYLEDEFPMFAGRISDIDTLEVKVFGSSVVSGDFEAEGFTDQFFNRGIHNSGYIVELGADGKFVENDDITIPINWLLNVT; this comes from the coding sequence ATGAAAGAAAAATCAATTATTTTGGTAGGAGGCCCGGATTCGGGAAAATCAAACTATTTAGCTCGGTTATGGCTTGCCATCCAAAGCCAGAAATATGATCTCCTTGCATCGACTACCCCAGGAGATGTAAGATACGTTGAAAGTATAGCCGAACACCTTTTACAGGGACAATTCGTTCCCAGGACAGAGCCCGAAGAAAAGAATCGTGAATTTCACGTAAGTGTAAAAACGAAAGATGAGAGTATCATTGCTGATATAATTGTTCCCGATATTTTAGGCGAGATTTGGGGGCGCGCAGTTTCAACGTTGGAAATCCCAGAAAAATGGCTTAAGGCACTGCGAAAATCAACAGCTGCCGTACTTTTTGTCAGAGTCCAATCTGAAAACAACGTTAATCCTCTGAATTGGGTTACAAGTCAGGAATTATTAAAAATAGGTATTGGTGATGACAAAGAGCAAGTTATACCCACTCAGATTGTTTTGATGGAACTACTTCGATTTATCGATGAAAATATAAACCGAAAATCTAATACAAAACCAAAGGTTGCAATCGTGGTAACTGCATTTGATTTATTGCACGTCGACGAAGCAAAGGATGGCCCTCAAAAATATTTGGAAGATGAATTTCCAATGTTCGCCGGTAGAATTTCGGATATTGACACCCTTGAGGTAAAAGTTTTCGGGAGCAGTGTGGTAAGTGGAGATTTCGAAGCTGAAGGTTTCACTGATCAGTTTTTCAATCGCGGTATCCATAATTCTGGTTATATCGTAGAATTAGGAGCAGATGGAAAATTTGTCGAAAATGATGATATAACAATACCAATTAATTGGTTGTTAAATGTGACCTAA
- a CDS encoding metallophosphoesterase yields MSLIFIHLSDIHFGQEKGGDLYIHDDVKEQILSDARDYVMGLDNSKADGVIISGDIAYAGKPKEYEAAGKWLDRLTAAVGCEVTAVQVVPGNHDVDRGKITAITQTTIDDIIKNGDDALDKYMQSDDDREFLYKQFEGYRAFAEGYDCPLDNDGRIKKHREVEIAPGRRIKFLGVNTALICSKSEAEEGGLILGKRQRVIAIEPGLETVVIAHHPLHWLQDSEDAKRYIKSRARVFISGHEHTPSHKCEKVNNEADLLMLASGAAVPPGSTPGYTYCYNVLEFSWQEHNDSLVLKIHGRIWDDENKIFTADNIHFNNGSETYVLNCPNFKKLPVKITDKASEPDTIEENKVFETSTMEFSMVDKEGGVLEEKEYQLVLLKYFRDLSRAQRLSVLIDFGAIPQNWTDRLTHSVERTVFDKLVQDGKLQQIHEKINQILQQQ; encoded by the coding sequence ATGTCACTTATATTTATTCATCTTTCTGATATTCATTTCGGCCAGGAGAAAGGTGGCGATTTGTATATTCATGATGACGTCAAAGAGCAGATTTTATCCGATGCCCGAGATTACGTTATGGGGTTAGATAATAGTAAAGCCGACGGTGTAATAATATCTGGTGACATTGCCTATGCTGGCAAACCAAAAGAGTATGAAGCAGCAGGGAAATGGCTGGATAGGCTTACTGCGGCTGTGGGATGTGAGGTTACGGCTGTTCAGGTAGTCCCAGGCAATCATGATGTCGACAGGGGAAAAATTACCGCGATTACCCAAACGACAATTGACGACATAATAAAAAACGGCGACGATGCATTAGATAAATATATGCAAAGCGATGACGACCGCGAATTTTTATATAAGCAATTTGAGGGCTATAGGGCATTCGCGGAAGGATATGATTGCCCTCTTGACAATGATGGAAGAATAAAAAAACACAGAGAGGTAGAAATTGCTCCGGGCAGGCGAATAAAGTTTTTAGGTGTGAACACAGCGCTCATCTGTTCAAAAAGTGAAGCGGAAGAGGGCGGGCTAATACTAGGGAAAAGGCAAAGGGTTATCGCAATAGAACCAGGGTTAGAAACCGTCGTGATCGCACACCATCCCCTGCATTGGCTTCAAGATTCTGAAGATGCTAAACGATATATAAAAAGCAGGGCTCGGGTATTTATTTCCGGCCATGAACATACGCCTTCTCATAAATGTGAAAAGGTGAATAATGAAGCAGACCTGTTAATGTTGGCATCGGGGGCAGCGGTTCCCCCCGGATCTACCCCTGGTTATACCTATTGTTATAATGTCCTTGAGTTTAGCTGGCAGGAACATAACGATTCCCTTGTCCTGAAAATACATGGCCGTATCTGGGACGATGAAAATAAAATATTTACAGCAGATAATATCCATTTTAATAACGGCTCTGAAACTTACGTTTTGAATTGCCCTAACTTTAAAAAGTTACCCGTCAAAATCACTGATAAGGCCTCAGAGCCCGATACTATCGAAGAAAATAAAGTTTTTGAAACCTCAACGATGGAATTTTCCATGGTCGACAAAGAAGGAGGTGTTTTGGAAGAAAAAGAATATCAGTTGGTCCTGTTAAAATATTTTAGGGATTTGTCGAGAGCGCAACGCTTATCAGTCTTAATCGATTTCGGTGCGATCCCCCAAAATTGGACAGACCGGCTTACGCATAGTGTTGAACGAACTGTATTCGACAAACTGGTTCAAGATGGCAAACTTCAACAGATTCACGAAAAAATTAACCAAATCTTACAACAACAATAA
- a CDS encoding TRAFAC clade GTPase domain-containing protein — MDQELDNICRKPECTYSQTGQCVLNNDALTCPDRLASIADLVASTVRVRGEIVLSAPVEMERLSSSLSLTVNDTKKITRGRYCKIIGILGVPGTGKTASLVSLYLLLAHDKLKGFRFLDSKSVMAFEEISKGARRWNIGKLPEHLTAHTELQDERIAGYLHLRLQQIEDNGIMDLLLTDLPGEWTTTLIETNRTDRLGFLKAADRIWITVNAEEIEKINTRQYIIHRLSLLINRISTFLEGKVPDITIVVTHCDKVANVAEYLTPLQALASGFDIKIAPIASFSGNDNVPPGSGIDELIADLPKMRNSSISEFWPNADISEETRHILQFQNNR; from the coding sequence ATGGATCAGGAGCTTGATAATATATGCCGAAAGCCGGAATGCACGTATTCGCAAACTGGTCAGTGCGTTTTAAACAACGATGCACTAACCTGTCCGGACAGGTTGGCTTCTATAGCAGATCTGGTTGCGTCAACTGTTCGTGTACGAGGTGAAATTGTTTTATCAGCTCCCGTGGAAATGGAGCGGTTATCGTCAAGCCTTTCATTGACAGTTAATGATACAAAAAAGATAACCCGTGGTCGCTATTGCAAAATAATTGGTATTCTGGGTGTACCGGGCACCGGAAAAACAGCAAGTTTAGTTAGTTTGTATTTGTTGCTTGCCCATGATAAATTGAAAGGGTTTCGGTTTTTGGATTCAAAATCAGTTATGGCATTTGAAGAAATCAGTAAGGGTGCCAGAAGATGGAATATTGGCAAACTTCCTGAACACCTGACTGCACATACTGAATTACAAGATGAGCGAATTGCCGGATATTTGCATCTGAGACTTCAGCAGATTGAGGATAATGGAATAATGGATTTGTTGTTAACTGATCTGCCTGGTGAGTGGACAACGACCCTAATCGAAACTAACCGGACTGACAGGCTGGGGTTTTTAAAGGCGGCGGACAGAATTTGGATTACTGTTAATGCGGAGGAAATTGAAAAAATAAACACCCGACAATATATTATTCACAGGTTAAGCTTGCTCATAAATAGAATCAGCACCTTTTTGGAGGGTAAGGTACCGGATATCACCATAGTAGTTACCCACTGCGACAAAGTTGCTAATGTAGCAGAGTATCTAACTCCTTTACAAGCACTAGCAAGCGGATTTGATATAAAGATTGCGCCAATTGCGTCGTTTTCAGGCAATGATAATGTCCCTCCGGGGTCCGGAATCGATGAGTTAATTGCCGATCTGCCTAAGATGAGAAACTCGTCAATTTCGGAATTTTGGCCAAATGCGGACATTTCAGAGGAAACCCGCCATATATTACAATTTCAAAATAATAGATAA
- a CDS encoding sensor histidine kinase has product MKAYLPKLFCILILLIGIKLSVYAQFNFTVQKIDMPKPFSHAFIKNVTRDDQGFIYFTTNQGIWRFDGTDVEPFNLPDANLPQGTLMFSLFSYQNNIFFSYKSDKSLVYCYDRVKLKLYSCRLTNFSSYAINPFTHQMILFSAQGDGFYLDKEHLLKRVYDLKTYKGWNKKIGAEKYLFDKKGRFYIFYRTNVAIVENKMLRLGKGDSVLVNGRYEDRPRYDKKSSYINGGFYTSKYLVALYAKGFVIYDKNTLNKIYDYQDEEKDGNTFVRAFPVRDSIVVVYKGKPGGLQLAPAPGVFKVYTDICPYSELKQVWDDNLTGGYIANTDGHLYLLSPGNALSADTALRNSVVKFFLGKSIRGIYSSNGQFYIGTYPLLYVFNKQGSQQNSFIAYTILPFDNHNLMIGIEGGPGFATMDTQNQLVNMLPYSGKGNLNVTKLYKYNNGFIAGMRSSLFKVNKNADGQWQYTPWVSDVRTGVIRDIAYINNHWWVAGEGGLFRLEGTRFKKILIDVQNDLPIYAMLPVKDGILLATSGKGIIKINTEGKKLQEIKFNNGLAGDFVYSLLKVDNLLFAGTNGGVSVFDMGLNMQALPYPDDDQFADLYTQEFNHSAIFYDAASRQVIMGGLQGLVFLDVDYYKSLRGSKSDRVILSYVKKGSNGGLLPQINLFAGSEDQITVMPNQNLVSLKFAGSFKQKDMLFRIKEISDEWRKSKLSDEISLYSLPPGDYTLQARFASNTDPKYWLIKTIIVRPSFYQTWIFKGMFVIIALLIVYQIWLSRVKKIKREMELRTSIASDLHDEIGSTLTRISLSSELMYVKQKPDEGIIQHISNDSKNAIASISDIIWSVDARNDNKEDLISRMQEHMHNMLEGVGEVKFEMVGLEKTGTLPQIIRQNIYLIFKEAINNIVRHNYKPCVWVSLNNQSSGMVISIKNTIDAKPRSAYGGQGLKNMQMRANRIKASLNITNTEQYFLVTIKTRRW; this is encoded by the coding sequence ATGAAAGCATACTTGCCTAAATTATTTTGCATACTGATATTGTTGATTGGTATAAAGTTATCCGTTTACGCGCAATTCAATTTTACTGTTCAAAAAATTGATATGCCAAAGCCCTTTAGCCACGCATTCATAAAAAACGTTACGCGAGACGACCAGGGCTTTATCTATTTTACAACAAACCAGGGCATTTGGCGTTTTGATGGCACCGATGTAGAACCCTTTAACCTTCCGGATGCGAACCTGCCCCAGGGCACATTAATGTTCTCCCTTTTTAGCTATCAAAACAATATTTTTTTTAGTTATAAAAGTGATAAGAGCCTGGTTTATTGTTATGATAGGGTTAAACTCAAACTTTATAGCTGCCGCCTCACCAATTTTTCCAGTTACGCAATAAATCCATTTACACACCAAATGATTTTGTTTTCGGCACAAGGCGATGGTTTTTATTTGGACAAAGAACATTTGTTGAAACGCGTATACGACTTAAAGACCTATAAGGGATGGAACAAAAAAATTGGCGCCGAGAAATATTTATTTGACAAAAAGGGGAGGTTTTATATATTTTATCGCACAAACGTGGCCATTGTTGAAAATAAAATGCTCAGGCTTGGTAAGGGCGATTCTGTTTTGGTTAATGGACGCTATGAAGACAGGCCCCGTTATGATAAGAAAAGCTCTTATATAAACGGTGGATTTTATACCTCGAAATACCTTGTTGCTTTATATGCCAAAGGCTTTGTAATTTATGATAAAAATACCCTTAATAAAATATATGATTACCAAGATGAAGAGAAAGACGGTAATACTTTTGTACGCGCCTTCCCGGTAAGGGATAGCATTGTTGTAGTATACAAAGGCAAACCTGGCGGCTTGCAACTAGCCCCTGCACCCGGGGTGTTTAAAGTTTATACAGATATTTGCCCGTATTCGGAGTTAAAACAGGTGTGGGATGATAATTTAACAGGTGGCTATATTGCAAATACCGACGGCCATTTATATTTGCTATCCCCCGGAAACGCGTTGTCTGCCGATACCGCGCTCAGAAATTCGGTCGTTAAATTTTTCCTTGGCAAAAGCATCAGGGGCATTTACAGTAGCAACGGTCAATTTTATATAGGCACCTATCCGTTGCTATATGTTTTTAATAAACAGGGCTCCCAACAAAACAGTTTTATTGCCTATACCATACTGCCCTTTGATAACCATAATTTAATGATTGGGATTGAGGGCGGCCCAGGCTTTGCAACAATGGATACCCAAAATCAATTGGTTAACATGTTGCCTTATTCGGGCAAAGGAAACCTTAACGTTACTAAATTGTACAAATACAACAATGGTTTTATAGCGGGCATGCGTAGTTCATTGTTCAAAGTAAACAAAAATGCCGATGGCCAATGGCAGTATACGCCCTGGGTTAGCGATGTGCGTACAGGTGTTATTAGGGATATTGCATATATTAACAACCATTGGTGGGTAGCAGGCGAAGGGGGCTTGTTTAGGCTGGAGGGTACCAGATTCAAAAAAATATTAATAGATGTGCAAAATGATCTCCCTATTTATGCCATGCTGCCGGTAAAGGATGGCATATTGCTGGCAACATCGGGTAAGGGAATTATTAAAATAAACACCGAAGGGAAAAAACTACAGGAAATTAAATTTAATAACGGTTTAGCCGGCGATTTTGTGTATTCGCTTCTTAAAGTGGATAATTTGCTTTTTGCGGGTACTAATGGCGGGGTAAGTGTTTTTGATATGGGGTTAAATATGCAGGCCTTGCCCTACCCGGATGATGACCAATTTGCCGATTTATACACCCAGGAGTTTAATCATTCGGCTATATTTTATGATGCAGCAAGCAGGCAAGTAATTATGGGGGGCTTGCAAGGGCTTGTGTTTTTAGACGTTGACTATTACAAATCACTCAGGGGCAGTAAAAGCGACAGGGTAATATTATCTTATGTAAAAAAAGGTTCGAATGGGGGATTGCTGCCTCAAATTAACTTGTTTGCCGGCAGTGAAGATCAAATTACTGTTATGCCCAATCAAAATCTGGTTTCGCTTAAGTTTGCAGGCTCATTTAAGCAAAAAGACATGTTGTTTAGGATAAAGGAAATATCCGACGAATGGCGCAAAAGCAAATTATCAGATGAAATTAGTTTATACTCATTGCCGCCCGGCGATTATACTTTGCAAGCAAGGTTTGCGTCAAACACCGACCCAAAGTATTGGCTCATCAAAACTATTATAGTAAGACCAAGTTTTTACCAAACCTGGATATTTAAGGGCATGTTTGTAATAATAGCACTGCTAATAGTTTACCAGATATGGTTGTCGCGGGTGAAAAAAATAAAAAGAGAAATGGAGTTGCGCACCAGCATCGCCAGCGATTTGCACGACGAAATAGGTAGTACATTAACCCGCATATCATTAAGCAGCGAGCTGATGTATGTTAAACAAAAGCCCGATGAGGGCATTATACAACATATATCAAATGACAGTAAAAACGCTATCGCTTCCATATCCGACATTATATGGTCTGTTGATGCCCGTAACGACAATAAGGAAGACCTGATATCGCGGATGCAGGAACACATGCACAACATGCTTGAGGGCGTTGGCGAAGTTAAGTTTGAGATGGTGGGCCTTGAAAAAACAGGCACCTTACCGCAAATTATCAGGCAAAATATTTATCTTATTTTTAAGGAGGCCATTAATAATATTGTTCGGCACAATTATAAGCCGTGCGTTTGGGTAAGCCTCAATAACCAATCATCGGGCATGGTTATAAGTATTAAAAACACTATTGATGCTAAACCAAGATCGGCATACGGAGGGCAAGGCCTAAAAAACATGCAAATGAGGGCAAACAGGATTAAAGCCAGCTTAAACATAACCAATACCGAACAATATTTTTTAGTTACCATTAAAACCCGGCGGTGGTAG